The window CTGTTAGATAATAAAAAagcagagggagtatatgcatctACCCACTAAGGCCCCATTCTAATGTGCTTCTAGGGGGAGCTACTCCCTCGTTTATCATGAGCACGCTTCccgaactgctaaacggtgtgtttttgcaaaaactttctatatcaaagtttcttaaaaaacaaataaatctatttttaagtttatggtagttaatactcaattaatcatacccTAATCATCTGCATCATTTTGCGTGGAGCTAATAAGCTCAGGTTATCCCCACTATCGAACAGGGCCTAAGAGCCAAAAACAATGAACACCAAAGTGAGAGCACAATTTCTCAGTCTATACCTATTATCATTCTTTTCCTCCAACTCTTTTGCTGCTTCACGGGCTTGTCTTTCTTGTTCCTCAAACAACTGTGGGTATCACATCAGGTGACATAATTAGCCACTAGCCCCAAGAGGAAAACACAAGAATAGAAGTATGAACTGACCTGTTTTTGAGCTAGAGCCTCAACATGTTGCCGATATGCTGTAGTAGCAAAATCAACATCCCATGCTGCAGTTAAGATGATGTGTCAACACAACAAAGCATAATACAAGGAAGGGTGAGTATAGCAGAGACAACTACCTAAAACTAAGTTGCATAAATCAAATATGAGATGAAACTTTTTTCGTAAGTGCTATGGGCTGTTGGGTCAACATAAACATAAAAACACTTACACTCATAAGAAAGTGGTTCCTGGTCTTCATCAATTTCTGCTTCTAAATCTTCTTTGAGTTTTTCAATGCGTTCAAGTTCCCATTCTTCCTCTTCAACATTGACCTGATAGTTTATAGCAGCTTTATCAATTATTGGATCCCAGAGTTCCAAAAACCGCATGGCATATCTATCAATTGGCCGGAGCTGATTTTCAAAAGACGAACTTGCTTGAcctgctgcagcagctgcagcagccatCTGCTTAACATCAGCAAGCATGTCAATatctccatctcctccagcCAAAGTTATAGCCTTTTCTTCATCTAATTGATTTATAGATAAAGCAACATGCTTGTCCTTGACCAAATCAGAACACTGATATTTATGCTCTTCATTGGTGTGTTCATCAGGTTTAGTGTCATCCTCGTTTACAAGATCATCCTCCTCAAGTCTTCCAGCAGCCTCCTCGCTGAACTCTTGATTGTCCACGGCCTCTTCCTGCTCCAGCCTCTTGAGAGCCATATAGTCAGCTTCATCTTCTGCCTGTCTAATAGCTGCTTCAACATCAACATTTGACAGCGCCAGATTAGTTCCGTTTGAGGGTCCAGCAGACAGAGAGCAATCCTTCTGCTGATTCTCTGCATGAAGTGATGAGTGCCCAGAAAAGAATTCCATAGGATCAAGCTTCTTGAAGAACTCTGTATTGTAGCTACCGCGTTGTATCACTAGATCATCAAGAGCTCGCTTCTGATTGGCTTTCTTGAGTATATTCTCCTCTATAGTGCTCTCACTGATCAGTCTATAGATGTGAACTTCACGAGTTTGACCTATCCTGTGGCATCTGTCTTGGGCCTGTTGGTCCATTGCAGGATTCCAGTCACTATCATAGAAAATGACAGTGTCTGCACCTACTAGGTTGATTCCCACACCACCACTACGAGTGGataagataaaaagaaaaaactttgGGTTAGTATTAAACCTCTGCATCAGTGTCTGCCTCTCTTCTGGCTGGGTTGATCCATCTAACCGCAAATACGTATACCCATATAGATTAATGAACTCCTCCAGTATATCAAGCATCTTAGTCATCTGAGTAAATATCAAGGCCCTGTGTCCTTCTGACTTCAAACGCCTCAACAAAATAGCAAGTTCCTGCAACTTTCCACAGTCAAACTGGATCAAACGCCTGTCAGGAAAGTACACTTGACGGCGAACAATCGCAGGCCTTATAGGAGAGAAAACAGGAGAAAACTCATTCATGCATTTCTCTCTGTATGCTGGTTCAATAAGAACAGGAGATTTCCCTTTGTTGCACCAGAATAATGGTGCAGGCGCTCGTGCAGCAGGAATTGCAAAAGTAAATGACTCAATAAAATCAAGCATTGTCTTGAAGCGATCCACCGATGATAGAACAAGATTTGCTAGGCTTGATGAAAATTCCATGTGGCATAaagggttcttcttcttctcgagAATATCAGACACAGGATGCTTTATGGTCAAAACCTCCCGAATATTTGTGCCATAAACAGGCCTCTTCTGGCATCTTACCCTATTCCACCATGCAATGGAAGCTGCTCTTTCATTAGCTTCTTTTATTCTCTCCTCCCACAAAGAATTGTGAATCTCTTCAAAAATATTTGTCCCATTGCTTCTCTGACCATCATTAGTAGAGCGAGAAATGCCAGAACCCCTGAGGGTTATGCTTGGAGAAAAAATGGCAGCAACCTCATCTTCCTCCCAAGAAGTCATATTATATTCATTTTGAGTAAATACAAAATTCATATCTGACAGGTCAACCTGAGAAAATGGGCCTTTATCAAGGACCATGCCAACAGAAGAGCTGATTTGCATGTTGATCCCTGCCATGTCAAAAGAGCTGATAATTGGACGGCCTTCAAAAAGATCTGGATGGTTACAAACCTTTCTAAGCTGCATAATGATGCTAATCATGCCAAAATAATTTCCACTTGCCAATGTTGCCTGTGTCTCTGAGCTTGCAATGAAATCTTCATACAAGTTCCTTTGCCTTCTGGAAAGTCGGCAATATATGACATGCTCATGCTTCTGTGGCAACTGTTTCTCCACATCCCGTTTCAATCGACGAAGTATAAACGGACGAAGGACGTTGTGCAACCGATCTATCACTTCTTTGTTTACCTTGTCTTGGCCCTCTACCATGCCTGAAATTGGATTGCAGAACCAGTCCTTGAACTCTTGATGTGACTGAAATACATGAGGCATCAAAAAGTGCATGAGAGACCAAAGTTCCATGAGGTCATTTTGTAGAGGAGTTCCAGTTAAAAGAATGCGTCGCTTCGAATTAAAATTTAGTAAAGTCTGCCATCTTTGTGATTTCCAGTTCTTTATCAAATGAGCCTCATCAAGAATAAGATACTTCCATTTTTTTCGCTTAAACACTTTGGAGTCCTGAATAACAAGCCTGTATGTAGTGATGCATACATGGAAGTAATTTGGTTTCATCCAACCTTGACGTTTCTGTTTTCTCTCTTTTGCACTTCCAAAATATGTCAGTATTTTAAACGCAGGACACCATTTGAGAAATTCAGTCTCCCAATTTAGCATAACACTAGTTGGCACTACAATAAGATGTGGACCCCATATTCCCTTCTCACATGCAAGGTGTGCTAGCAAGGAGATGGTCATAATTGTCTTCCCCAAACCCATTTCATCTGCTAGAATTCCATTCAGCCTCTTTTCATACATAGCAACAAGCCAGTCCAGTCCAATGTGCTGATATTCTCGTAGAGAATGCTTAAGAAGGAAAGGGAATTTTGTCCGCACATTTGTTGTTGAGAACGTGTTACCAGTCGGTTGTGCTGATcttgcagcagctgcagcatcAGCAATCACATCACTATTATCTCCATTGGCCATCGCTTTAGTATCAGTTACATCACCCTCTTTAGCAGTATTTTCCTGTACAATAGGCTCTGATGTTTCTAGTTGTAGAACACTACCACTGACATGCTCAGGTCCCAGCATGCCTGCAGATTCATGATCTTCAAATGTGTCATTGTTGCCCTCCACAATCTCTGCAGACTGGTCATTATTCACTTTTACGGTCTCTGCAGACTGATCTCTGGTCAGTTTCATGGTATCTGCAGAAAGATCCCTGTTTACCTCCACGGTGTCTGCAGACTCATCATCCACAGGCATGTTGGCATTGACATCCTCAACTGATAGTGCAGGTGAATTTTCCAATTCTGTTGTGTCATCATCTGCATAGCCATCCTAAACATAAAAAAGGCATTACAAATGGACCACAGTAAAGCATAACTGAAGAAAGAAATAGAAATTCAGCAGATACCTTTTGGTATCTTGCAAGAAGTTCTTCAAGTGGGATCTCACTCTCTTTCTGCAGTAACTTAACCTAcagattaaaaaataataataccaATGATCCAGAACTGTCACAAGAAATATGTATTGCACAAGGGTGCCTCTAGTACACCATAGTAGTATGTCTTTTGTATCAGTCCTAGTTTAGACAAGAAAATAGTTTTGCATCAATCTAGGCCAAATTAGGTTGTATACACTCGAATATTCAACTGGATACTTTGAATGTGTTGCCATCCTAGAGCAAGTTTATTGTATCACAAAAAGTGGTATAGTTTAAATCGGAATCCACAAAATTACTATCTAGTTGTTATACCAAGATATTTCGTATTAAAATATTAACCTTAAGTAGTTGTGATAGCACAGATAATAAATCGATTGTATTTTATTGACAAGTTTATTCTACTGGCAACAAATCAGGAACTAGAGTGGCTAAACTTCACAGTGTGAAATTTTGAATAATAATGATGTTCAATGCTTATATTCACCTCATCTAGAGGATCACAGTCTTCTTTCTTCGCCAACTCTTCCTCTTCAGACAAAGTAGCTTCATCATCCTGTCAAAAAAGATGAGTTTATAGCTGTATAAGAAAAAACCGCAAAAAGAGTGAGATAGACTAAATCGATGCAAATGATAACTAATCCATGAATGGATGTTTCTAGTTTTGAAGGACCGCCACACAGTCATAGGATGCAGAATATATGGGAAATATGAAGGCAGTGGGAAAAACAGATGAAGATGTTCATGGTACCTTTCCTTCATCATTAGCAACATAATCTTCGTCGTCCTGAAAATGGTAGGTACATAACAGTTGTCTACATTAGAGTGTTACCACATGTTGCTCAGATAACAAATAGGAGGGGAGAAAAGCTTTTTTACTTGGCAGTCAGAATCCAAAGAAAACTATAACAGGAATCACAGGAATTTGTTTGAAAATTCTAATCCACGTCAACTTTAACAAACTTCATTTCCCTAAAAAGCTTTGTACTTGACAAAAATTGCCAGTTTGGCTAATTCACCCCCATATAACTATATTTCCATCCATTTTATTGGGTAATGTAGTCTCAAGAGAAATCAAGTCATAATGCAACGTCCCCCCACTCTgcattttccttttctcttgaaGCTACAGGAGAGACTAGAGAAGTTAAAATATTCCATTTAATACGGGTAGCAAGGTCCAATCCTATTTATTAACTTATTTGCAAACATTAGTTGGAGTATGCAACAAAACTAAGGGATCGGCAGTAAGTTGCCAATAAAATCCTTTCTTCCCCACCCCAATACCATTCAGAAAACTTGGTCCAACAACAATTGTCTGTTCGTACTTTCCAATATTTGAAAGATTTCATTATCTTGTTACTAGGCAGTGGACAGCTGGTAGCGGTGGGCATAAAAACCGAGGACGGAAGACCGGACCCAAAAAAACGAACCCAAAAAGACCGAAAGCTCGGTCATTGGTCACTAATTCGGGTGTACAACCAGAAAGACCGAACTTAATTCGGTGAGTTCGGTCGTTACTTTGGATTAACCGAAAGAACCGATGGACCGAAGCAGCCAACTACCTC of the Oryza sativa Japonica Group chromosome 2, ASM3414082v1 genome contains:
- the LOC4330371 gene encoding protein PHOTOPERIOD-INDEPENDENT EARLY FLOWERING 1 isoform X1 — its product is MASKGPRSKLDHETRARRQKALEAPRGEPRRTKTHWDHLLGEMAWLAKEFDAERKWKLSMAKRIAQRANKGVVDQATKDERKQKEEEVRLRKVALNISKDVKKFWTKIEKLVFYKNQLELEERKKKALDKQLDFLLGQTERYSTMLAENLVDVRLQNQENDSLQTNQRSQQELAQENINASSPTDVDNVEIDDDYNSSLGEEPKDDEHTIDEDEAQITEAERNEELAALQAEADLPLDDILKLYTKNKVQAFSVSRESSPDGRDVFSDSDSKDLIKDPLNQANGCNDESDHTSSDEGISSEEADDYQSYSEFVKKNTVKCNGNISSVDAKDDEDYVANDEGKDDEATLSEEEELAKKEDCDPLDEVKLLQKESEIPLEELLARYQKDGYADDDTTELENSPALSVEDVNANMPVDDESADTVEVNRDLSADTMKLTRDQSAETVKVNNDQSAEIVEGNNDTFEDHESAGMLGPEHVSGSVLQLETSEPIVQENTAKEGDVTDTKAMANGDNSDVIADAAAAARSAQPTGNTFSTTNVRTKFPFLLKHSLREYQHIGLDWLVAMYEKRLNGILADEMGLGKTIMTISLLAHLACEKGIWGPHLIVVPTSVMLNWETEFLKWCPAFKILTYFGSAKERKQKRQGWMKPNYFHVCITTYRLVIQDSKVFKRKKWKYLILDEAHLIKNWKSQRWQTLLNFNSKRRILLTGTPLQNDLMELWSLMHFLMPHVFQSHQEFKDWFCNPISGMVEGQDKVNKEVIDRLHNVLRPFILRRLKRDVEKQLPQKHEHVIYCRLSRRQRNLYEDFIASSETQATLASGNYFGMISIIMQLRKVCNHPDLFEGRPIISSFDMAGINMQISSSVGMVLDKGPFSQVDLSDMNFVFTQNEYNMTSWEEDEVAAIFSPSITLRGSGISRSTNDGQRSNGTNIFEEIHNSLWEERIKEANERAASIAWWNRVRCQKRPVYGTNIREVLTIKHPVSDILEKKKNPLCHMEFSSSLANLVLSSVDRFKTMLDFIESFTFAIPAARAPAPLFWCNKGKSPVLIEPAYREKCMNEFSPVFSPIRPAIVRRQVYFPDRRLIQFDCGKLQELAILLRRLKSEGHRALIFTQMTKMLDILEEFINLYGYTYLRLDGSTQPEERQTLMQRFNTNPKFFLFILSTRSGGVGINLVGADTVIFYDSDWNPAMDQQAQDRCHRIGQTREVHIYRLISESTIEENILKKANQKRALDDLVIQRGSYNTEFFKKLDPMEFFSGHSSLHAENQQKDCSLSAGPSNGTNLALSNVDVEAAIRQAEDEADYMALKRLEQEEAVDNQEFSEEAAGRLEEDDLVNEDDTKPDEHTNEEHKYQCSDLVKDKHVALSINQLDEEKAITLAGGDGDIDMLADVKQMAAAAAAAGQASSSFENQLRPIDRYAMRFLELWDPIIDKAAINYQVNVEEEEWELERIEKLKEDLEAEIDEDQEPLSYESWDVDFATTAYRQHVEALAQKQLFEEQERQAREAAKELEEKNDNSTQRKKSKKNKKKAAKFKSLKKGRLSSESEVMVEETSVDTMSIDDNAPSPELMSDESAHHHSNKHKRIMSTNEEENSNSRSLKKLKKAPKSSFSSEALSPKHFLEGKQLKLKDELNDSDPKSGARIKSDGRISVPCMPVKRVMVIKPERLKKKSLWSRDCASDSWTTEEDAVLCATVNEYGPLWELASDSLHSVPGGAFYRGRYRHPVHCCERFRELVCKHILSATDNSNSEKVPSGTGKAILKVSEDQTQMLLNVISELPNNELLLQKHFMAVLSSVWRSKSACESHCVMSYSNTLQKPGRLSENWSMTNFRPNFNLVRTALADAQVQCPRMVVPTSNHESRRNFLELELDFLTDRDDYEADFPSVVNVSILEPEPLKHAVEPVEHSLLSTLSYRHAENRFRMVSETCFEGEGSHWASSAFHTYDAGRHKSGPKSIGKHKASSESGRPPKSKIQRTTEPQEVPVTNNFHRIPGQLLHNSAEFHITQSLSDLGISDSEFTYFDNLPQEAETEFVPYQYDSDVLSGIEELDPLTDFTDIG
- the LOC4330371 gene encoding protein PHOTOPERIOD-INDEPENDENT EARLY FLOWERING 1 isoform X2, which encodes MASKGPRSKLDHETRARRQKALEAPRGEPRRTKTHWDHLLGEMAWLAKEFDAERKWKLSMAKRIAQRANKGVVDQATKDERKQKEEEVRLRKVALNISKDVKKFWTKIEKLVFYKNQLELEERKKKALDKQLDFLLGQTERYSTMLAENLVDVRLQNQENDSLQTNQRSQQELAQENINASSPTDVDNVEIDDDYNSSLGEEPKDDEHTIDEDEAQITEAERNEELAALQAEADLPLDDILKLYTKNKVSRESSPDGRDVFSDSDSKDLIKDPLNQANGCNDESDHTSSDEGISSEEADDYQSYSEFVKKNTVKCNGNISSVDAKDDEDYVANDEGKDDEATLSEEEELAKKEDCDPLDEVKLLQKESEIPLEELLARYQKDGYADDDTTELENSPALSVEDVNANMPVDDESADTVEVNRDLSADTMKLTRDQSAETVKVNNDQSAEIVEGNNDTFEDHESAGMLGPEHVSGSVLQLETSEPIVQENTAKEGDVTDTKAMANGDNSDVIADAAAAARSAQPTGNTFSTTNVRTKFPFLLKHSLREYQHIGLDWLVAMYEKRLNGILADEMGLGKTIMTISLLAHLACEKGIWGPHLIVVPTSVMLNWETEFLKWCPAFKILTYFGSAKERKQKRQGWMKPNYFHVCITTYRLVIQDSKVFKRKKWKYLILDEAHLIKNWKSQRWQTLLNFNSKRRILLTGTPLQNDLMELWSLMHFLMPHVFQSHQEFKDWFCNPISGMVEGQDKVNKEVIDRLHNVLRPFILRRLKRDVEKQLPQKHEHVIYCRLSRRQRNLYEDFIASSETQATLASGNYFGMISIIMQLRKVCNHPDLFEGRPIISSFDMAGINMQISSSVGMVLDKGPFSQVDLSDMNFVFTQNEYNMTSWEEDEVAAIFSPSITLRGSGISRSTNDGQRSNGTNIFEEIHNSLWEERIKEANERAASIAWWNRVRCQKRPVYGTNIREVLTIKHPVSDILEKKKNPLCHMEFSSSLANLVLSSVDRFKTMLDFIESFTFAIPAARAPAPLFWCNKGKSPVLIEPAYREKCMNEFSPVFSPIRPAIVRRQVYFPDRRLIQFDCGKLQELAILLRRLKSEGHRALIFTQMTKMLDILEEFINLYGYTYLRLDGSTQPEERQTLMQRFNTNPKFFLFILSTRSGGVGINLVGADTVIFYDSDWNPAMDQQAQDRCHRIGQTREVHIYRLISESTIEENILKKANQKRALDDLVIQRGSYNTEFFKKLDPMEFFSGHSSLHAENQQKDCSLSAGPSNGTNLALSNVDVEAAIRQAEDEADYMALKRLEQEEAVDNQEFSEEAAGRLEEDDLVNEDDTKPDEHTNEEHKYQCSDLVKDKHVALSINQLDEEKAITLAGGDGDIDMLADVKQMAAAAAAAGQASSSFENQLRPIDRYAMRFLELWDPIIDKAAINYQVNVEEEEWELERIEKLKEDLEAEIDEDQEPLSYESWDVDFATTAYRQHVEALAQKQLFEEQERQAREAAKELEEKNDNSTQRKKSKKNKKKAAKFKSLKKGRLSSESEVMVEETSVDTMSIDDNAPSPELMSDESAHHHSNKHKRIMSTNEEENSNSRSLKKLKKAPKSSFSSEALSPKHFLEGKQLKLKDELNDSDPKSGARIKSDGRISVPCMPVKRVMVIKPERLKKKSLWSRDCASDSWTTEEDAVLCATVNEYGPLWELASDSLHSVPGGAFYRGRYRHPVHCCERFRELVCKHILSATDNSNSEKVPSGTGKAILKVSEDQTQMLLNVISELPNNELLLQKHFMAVLSSVWRSKSACESHCVMSYSNTLQKPGRLSENWSMTNFRPNFNLVRTALADAQVQCPRMVVPTSNHESRRNFLELELDFLTDRDDYEADFPSVVNVSILEPEPLKHAVEPVEHSLLSTLSYRHAENRFRMVSETCFEGEGSHWASSAFHTYDAGRHKSGPKSIGKHKASSESGRPPKSKIQRTTEPQEVPVTNNFHRIPGQLLHNSAEFHITQSLSDLGISDSEFTYFDNLPQEAETEFVPYQYDSDVLSGIEELDPLTDFTDIG
- the LOC4330371 gene encoding protein PHOTOPERIOD-INDEPENDENT EARLY FLOWERING 1 isoform X3 encodes the protein MPVDDESADTVEVNRDLSADTMKLTRDQSAETVKVNNDQSAEIVEGNNDTFEDHESAGMLGPEHVSGSVLQLETSEPIVQENTAKEGDVTDTKAMANGDNSDVIADAAAAARSAQPTGNTFSTTNVRTKFPFLLKHSLREYQHIGLDWLVAMYEKRLNGILADEMGLGKTIMTISLLAHLACEKGIWGPHLIVVPTSVMLNWETEFLKWCPAFKILTYFGSAKERKQKRQGWMKPNYFHVCITTYRLVIQDSKVFKRKKWKYLILDEAHLIKNWKSQRWQTLLNFNSKRRILLTGTPLQNDLMELWSLMHFLMPHVFQSHQEFKDWFCNPISGMVEGQDKVNKEVIDRLHNVLRPFILRRLKRDVEKQLPQKHEHVIYCRLSRRQRNLYEDFIASSETQATLASGNYFGMISIIMQLRKVCNHPDLFEGRPIISSFDMAGINMQISSSVGMVLDKGPFSQVDLSDMNFVFTQNEYNMTSWEEDEVAAIFSPSITLRGSGISRSTNDGQRSNGTNIFEEIHNSLWEERIKEANERAASIAWWNRVRCQKRPVYGTNIREVLTIKHPVSDILEKKKNPLCHMEFSSSLANLVLSSVDRFKTMLDFIESFTFAIPAARAPAPLFWCNKGKSPVLIEPAYREKCMNEFSPVFSPIRPAIVRRQVYFPDRRLIQFDCGKLQELAILLRRLKSEGHRALIFTQMTKMLDILEEFINLYGYTYLRLDGSTQPEERQTLMQRFNTNPKFFLFILSTRSGGVGINLVGADTVIFYDSDWNPAMDQQAQDRCHRIGQTREVHIYRLISESTIEENILKKANQKRALDDLVIQRGSYNTEFFKKLDPMEFFSGHSSLHAENQQKDCSLSAGPSNGTNLALSNVDVEAAIRQAEDEADYMALKRLEQEEAVDNQEFSEEAAGRLEEDDLVNEDDTKPDEHTNEEHKYQCSDLVKDKHVALSINQLDEEKAITLAGGDGDIDMLADVKQMAAAAAAAGQASSSFENQLRPIDRYAMRFLELWDPIIDKAAINYQVNVEEEEWELERIEKLKEDLEAEIDEDQEPLSYESWDVDFATTAYRQHVEALAQKQLFEEQERQAREAAKELEEKNDNSTQRKKSKKNKKKAAKFKSLKKGRLSSESEVMVEETSVDTMSIDDNAPSPELMSDESAHHHSNKHKRIMSTNEEENSNSRSLKKLKKAPKSSFSSEALSPKHFLEGKQLKLKDELNDSDPKSGARIKSDGRISVPCMPVKRVMVIKPERLKKKSLWSRDCASDSWTTEEDAVLCATVNEYGPLWELASDSLHSVPGGAFYRGRYRHPVHCCERFRELVCKHILSATDNSNSEKVPSGTGKAILKVSEDQTQMLLNVISELPNNELLLQKHFMAVLSSVWRSKSACESHCVMSYSNTLQKPGRLSENWSMTNFRPNFNLVRTALADAQVQCPRMVVPTSNHESRRNFLELELDFLTDRDDYEADFPSVVNVSILEPEPLKHAVEPVEHSLLSTLSYRHAENRFRMVSETCFEGEGSHWASSAFHTYDAGRHKSGPKSIGKHKASSESGRPPKSKIQRTTEPQEVPVTNNFHRIPGQLLHNSAEFHITQSLSDLGISDSEFTYFDNLPQEAETEFVPYQYDSDVLSGIEELDPLTDFTDIG